In Lineus longissimus chromosome 13, tnLinLong1.2, whole genome shotgun sequence, one genomic interval encodes:
- the LOC135498323 gene encoding acid-sensing ion channel 2-like, translating to MSLPLQIPEEKAEKQDFLARLSKYAEETEFHGLRRCMHPDVALIRRLIWFTMVSASFSYFMYGMVNRIKYFQGSPHSTRVDLLYVSKIEFPSVTICNVNSYRLSSLTDDDIYNHGQTLGLLDKDWHLLHREHYDQAFQDRIDAIDWQSYRPAAPDLAEFTKRTGHQIKDMLLMCRWRDEICGPENFTHVFTDYGNCYTFNSGQNGSVLTSKKPGRAHGLNLYLNLEEYDYMNNDQTVHAGFKVLLHQRKEPPLVDELGLGLQPETHYLIAIRKELIINLPEPYGICANNFEMKHYEQYSVAGCRLECTSASVIRNCSCRLLELPDMGSEVPLCSPHQVKTCANPTLEFLMDSDDCVCQTPCNMSKYSMEMSSLKIRHEMVDKLKDMNKGRHTESGINLTDTITSDSLVAINIFYESLNYEIVEQYAAYPSEALFGDVGGQIGLFIGASVLTLAHLAEFIIDELLILWKKMRNQRLLRMAEIPGFRSAAGLVPGITNRTPNGVPDGFRGSMSVLSNGIGIYKPGTGPMELKVNGHDMHIVENTHAVIEAGGDGITKLPLTNYPSQLSLDPDGTVRPRNS from the exons ATGTCTCTTCCTTTGCAGATTCCCGAGGAGAAAGCAGAAAAGCAAGATTTCCTTGCCAGACTGAGCAAGTATGCGGAGGAGACAGAATTCCACGGCCTCCGGCGCTGCATGCATCCTGATGTCGCCCTGATCCGCCGCCTTATTTGGTTCACCATGGTCTCGGCCAGCTTCAGCTACTTCATGTACGGTATGGTGAATAGGATCAAGTATTTCCAGGGCTCACCCCACAGTACCAGGGTCGACCTGCTTTACGTCTCAAAGATTG AGTTCCCATCGGTCACGATCTGCAACGTCAACTCCTACCGCCTCTCCTCCCTAACCGACGACGACATCTACAATCACGGGCAGACCCTGGGGCTCCTCGACAAGGACTGGCATCTCCTCCACCGGGAACATTATGACCAGGCGTTCCAGGACCGCATAGACGCCATAGACTGGCAGTCGTACCGGCCTGCGGCACCGGATTTGGCGGAGTTCACCAAGCGCACCGGTCACCAGATCAAGGACATGCTCCTGATGTGCCGCTGGCGTGACGAGATTTGCGGCCCTGAGAACTTCACGCACGTCTTTACAGACTATGGCAATTGTTACACCTTTAATTCGGGCCAGAATGGCTCTGTTTTGACGTCGAAGAAACCTGGCCGCGCCCATGGgttgaatttgtatttgaatttagAAGAGTATGATTATATGAATAATGACCAGACTGTGCATGCGGGATTTAAGGTCCTTCTCCACCAACGCAAGGAGCCGCCACTGGTGGATGAGCTGGGTCTCGGCCTGCAACCAGAAACGCATTATCTCATTGCGATTCGGAAGGAACTG ATCATCAACCTTCCAGAGCCGTACGGAATTTGCGCCAACAACTTCGAGATGAAGCATTATGAGCAGTACTCCGTGGCCGGCTGCAGGCTGGAGTGCACATCTGCCAGCGTCATCAGGAACTGTTCCTGTCGTCTGCTGGAACTACCTGACATGG GTAGCGAAGTTCCACTGTGCAGTCCACACCAAGTGAAAACATGTGCCAACCCAACATTAG AATTCCTAATGGACAGCGATGACTGCGTCTGTCAGACTCCATGCAACATGTCCAAGTACAGCATGGAGATGTCCTCACTCAAGATACGACACGAGATGGTGGACAAACTCAAGGATATGAACAAGGGGAGGCACACTGAGTCTGGCATTAATCTAACGGACACAATAACAAG TGACAGCCTTGTTGCAATCAACATCTTTTACGAGTCTTTGAACTACGAGATAGTGGAACAATATGCTGCCTACCCCAGCGAGGCTCTCTTCGGTGATGTCGGCGGTCAGATCGGTTTGTTCATTGGCGCAAGTGTCCTCACCCTCGCCCACCTCGCAGAGTTCATTATCGACGAACTGCTCATCCTTTGGAAGAAGATGCGCAATCAACGTCTGCTCAGGATGGCTGAGATACCCGGATTTAGGTCTGCAGCCGGGCTGGTGCCAGGCATAACCAACCGAACACCCAACGGGGTACCCGATGGCTTCAGAG GTAGCATGTCAGTCTTGAGCAACGGGATCGGGATCTACAAACCAGGCACAGGACCAATGGAATTAAAGGTCAACGGTCACGACATGCACATCGTGGAGAATACGCACGCTGTCATTGAGGCGGGAGGGGACGGGATCACCAAGCTCCCATTAACGAACTACCCCAGCCAGCTCAGCCTCGACCCAGACGGCACAGTCAGGCCAAGGAACTCTTGA